The nucleotide sequence CTATCCATTCTTGCTCTGCAATTCTCTCGCAGAGGATAGGAATCCTCAAATTAATGCCACTTCAATGacagtggctatatatatatatagatagatatcttTCAAATGACAACGAGAATTACAGCAGTACACCATCACGTAAAAACATTGCCTTGGAAATACAAAAACTCCAAAGAGTCAAAAAAGACAGAGTTTACAgcagacctggtttcaaatactacttgaattTAAAAAGACACTTTGAGGTTTTTCTCTAGTCTGCCTGGAGCGCCAGGTGGGTGTGGTTTTCACTCTTGCTACTATTCCATTCGTTCCATTGtgtcaggcaagctcaatcaagtccAGATAAAGTAGTTGACAttgtttcaaatagtatttgaacccaggtatggTTAACAGGTAGACTATGAGCTCATATCTGCTGAGCTGGGTTGggttttgtctctgtctctatgtgtccgtctgtctgttagTCCACCACAGAGAAGTATAGAAACACacataatagaatagaaaatCACATCAGTCTTCATCAGAATGATCTCATCAGGTCATCTGGGAGGCTGGCTGGCAAGGCGCTGGGCCGTTTTCCTGAGCTGGAGTGGTCTCAGTGAAACGTGTCGTTTCTTTCTGCCACTCCACAGGACCGGAACAGTCTTGGTTGAGGTCATACTGAGCTCTGAGAAGTCTATTCCAGTCTAGCTGAGCTCTGAGAAGTCTAGTCCAGTCTAGCTGAGCTCTGAGAAGTCTAGTCCAGTCTAGCTGAGCTCTGATAAGTCTAGTCCAGTCTAGCTGAGCTCAGGGTCAGACACTTAccacccttttcacactactgagccaagctAAGCCAAGCTGTACTGCGATGGTAGTTGCTGCACAATGTAAACGGTAAATATCAGAGCCGTCACAACATGGATCCGGTCGACATTATAGTGTGAAAAGGATTTAAGTATCCATGGGCGAGGGTCATGTGTCTATGACCTCGGTCGGTGATGGTTCGTCAGAGAGGCTAGTGGTGGCATTGGGCAGGGTCTGGTTGTGCCCGTGGCTGTGACCCACAGAGTTCCCTTGATGTAGCTCCAGGGCTATACCTGCCATGCTAGGGTCCTGTGGGGGGAACTCCTTCACCTGCCTCTTATACTCCAGGAACGTACAGGCTTTTGTGGCTATAGCCACCACATTCTTCCCTATAAAGATGGTAGACACCCTACTATCCTGGAACAGCACCATGTTAACCCCGCGGATCAAGATCGTGACTATGTTTATAGTAACTAGACTAAGAACAGGGTACAGCATCATCTTCTGGGGAGAGACGTGCTCCCCCTGGACACTGATCTCAGAGAGGGAGACGCAGGGCAGGGTTAGGAGCAGGATGTAGCAGTAAAAGAACATCAGTCCCTCGGCCCAGATGGGCAGGCCGGTCCGCTGGGGCTCCCACAGGTTGGCCTGGATGTCCAGAACATCCAGCAGGTCCAGGGCCACCCAGAACAGCTTCCCCCGCATGTCTTCCTTTTTCCTGAAGGTCCTCACGTATTCCATGCTGTCCAGAGCCACCAGGACCAAGTATAGCCCCGGGACACATACGGAGAGGAGTAAGGTTAGAGCCTTCCGGGCCACCGTCTCCAGGCTTTTCCTGTCCGCCTTGTAGTTCTATAAGATATAAGATATACTTTATTGTCACACATTGAAACGTGTATTTTTCAATATCTCTGTGAGTATCCCCCCCTGACAAGACACACATGCACCAGGGTTAGCCGCAGTGCAGCGTCTCTGGAGCAGCTTAGGGGTTAAATATCCTGCTCAAGGGAGCAATGGAAGGAGATGGTACTGTATATGGGATACTGATGCCAGCAACCCTGTGGTTACCGGCCCGCTCCCCACCAGATTTTCCATAGTCGGTGCTAGGATTCAAACCGGCAACCCTCTGGTTTCTGGCCTACCTGTCTAACGTCTAGGTTACCTACCTGGAAGACGAAGTAGAGCTTGATCTCCAGGACGAAGATGTAGAGGAACCAGAGTATCATGGCGTAGCCGCGTTTGGCGGTCTTCACCTCAGCCCCGACCCACACTGCCACGTAGCGCAGCACGATGAGGAAGCAGATGTCTCCCACCAGCACGATGATGCACACCCCGATCTACAAATACATACAATACTTGATTTACGTAACGTGCGTTTCAAATTGTAACACAGTTGTTACagttaaacaatacattaaagggaataaaaaataaacaatcgaGAGATGAGGAAACAGATGTCAAAGCAGTAAAATCACTAGGTAAAAAAACCAATGTTTTTGAAGTGTAATTCAAAGCCACAGTCTGCGATTGGTGCATCTACTGTCGGACTTATTAGTGATGTATAGCTGAGCATTCCCCTGCTCAGACACTGCATGCATCATCCCAACCTAGTCAAACACATATTTTACTGAAACCCGTGACATGGTATGTTAATTTACGTTAGGTTACATTACACTGGCCTACCAATGTAATCGCAGTCGCAtaatataatacgaattgtaggACGTATAGTATCCTACATCTTGAACGATTAGTACGATATATCACGATCGACTACTtaagtatgatatattacgtttgactgctttagtatgatatgctaTGTTCAACTGCTTTAGAATGATATGCTATGTTCGACTGCACAAGTATGATATGCTACGTTCGactgtgtcacaccctgaaccgttcgtctttgtgcttgtctctacccccctacaggtgttgcccatcttcctcatcatcccctgtgtatttatacctgttttctctgtttgtctgttgccagttcgtcttgtttgtcaagtcaaccagcgtgtttttccgtgcTTTTGCTTTTTCCATATCTCTGATTTTCTaatcctcccggttctgacctttgcctgccctgacactgagcccgtctgcctgaccattcagcctgccctgacctcaagccatcctgccactctgtacctcctggactctgacctggtttattatcttttgcctgtccacgacctgtctcttgcctgccccttgtttaTAATACATGttagagactcgaaccatctgcctccaaTGTCTGCATCTGGGCCTCGACCCTGTATCATTATAGACTGTTTAGTATGATATGCTATATTCAACTGCTTTAATATGACATATTACGTTCAACTCTTTTAGTATGATTTATTACGATTGACTGCTTTAGTATGATTTATTACTGTGGaataggtcagggtgtgactggggggttagtctagtttagattttctatgtggggttctagttttgttttctatgttggtgtttggtaaacaatatcccataaaacacaggtggaaaaatgctacttaaatatgatccccaattagagacaacgatagccagctgcctctaattgggaatcatatttaagtagcatttttccacctgtgttttatgggatattgtttatgtgtagttgcatgttagcactccattgtcgtcacgtttcgtttcgtttctttctttctttcttgttttgttttgtgtgtttctctattaaatatgtggaaaccatatcgcgctgcaccttggtccgatgattattccagcgaacgtgacagttaaggttagggttagagttaggggaagcgttagctaacatgctagttgcaagtagttgcaaagtagctaaaaaggtAGTAAGtaattgcaaagttgctaatgttgtctgatgagattcaaacatgcaacctttgtgTTGCTAGACTTTTGCGTTATACATTTACCCAACCACCCCGatcaaccaccctcctttcgttttgccttaagtaacctactgtcataccaaacgtaacatataatCTTAATTTGAGTGTTCAGGATTTACATAGGCCAATGTAATGCAACCCAACgtaaagtaacatatcatactaaatggattgGCACGGATTTAGTAAATATAACAtgttttgctctgagaccaggctgatcaACCAAACACGTTATATTTACTAAATCCGtgccactccatttagtatgatatgttactttacGTGCTACGTCattgactgacagattgctataacatatgatgtgttTAGCTTATAAGTAAAATACTggacctatccaggcgttgtaagatctggtaAGCGTCAGCAAagcctgggcagaggaacacgCCCAGTAgttgtgttcccctgctcagGCGAGGCGACGCAACAACCAATGGGCTAATTCCTGCCAGTTCACACTGGGTTCATAGCCGAAAGAAGTATCCCAGGTGTTCCAAAAAACCATGCAGCAATTCTGCTCAAAGAACAACAGAATGGTTGGAGGGAAAGAGCTACCTAGCGGTGTTATGCTAACTATTGCCATCTATATGGGAGGTGTGAATTGTAGACAATTACCACGCGCTATGTGCTCAGATAGAAGCCATTAGCTGTAGCTATTAGCACAAACAGAGAAAACCCTGTTTCAAAGTTGATACATGTCCATCCAGGTATATACTTATGTGGGTGAGTCAACTTATTTGATTGACATTATTTCAAATGATTTAATACTACAAATAAAGTCTGCTCCAATTGAAGTAGAAATCGAAAATAAACTTTATTAcatgaaacaaaaaatgtaatcatttgAGACTACAGGAAATAGGTTGACTGCTATGTTAAACAACTGCAGTCATGGCTGCTTTGGTTTTCAACAGCCGTGTAGCTATTGTAGTACTTTAACTGTAGAAAAACAGGAATCTCTAAAGTTGTCCCAGGTGAGGCAAGCATGCGAGGGAGGGGCAACTGCGCAATAAAGCATCTGAGCAGGGGTACGCACCCAACAGCTTTTAAAAGGATTAAAACTAAATGGCCTCTTACCTTCCTGGGCCCCTGGTTCTGCTCTACCAGATAGGCGTCCATGAAGGCCATGCTGGTCATGATCACCATGGTGGTCAGGCACACGTGGCGTTTGTCTGGCTGCGGCAACACCATGGTGGGCAATGGGGGTTGTAGTTCTGCTGAACTGAACTTCCTGTTGTAGTCCTACAAAAAAAGTGATGTTGTTCTACTGCATTTGTTGTCCTATTGCACTTGTGGTACAATGGACCTGTTGTCGTCCTATTACACTTTATGTGAAATCCTATTACGCTTGTAGTCCTAGTGCTCTTGTAGTTATATTGCAATTGTAGTCCAACTGCACTTGTAGTCCTACTTTACAGTTTTCTTATTGAGTTATTTTAGGGGCAAATGTCAAGTGTACCTGATAGGTACACTTAGGGTAACAAATAGCCTATTAGGGTAACAAATAGCctacattccatttttttttttttacattattggGAAAATGCACTCCCACTCCTTAGCATGACGCAATGGGTCCCCCCATCGATGCGTTTGAGAAAA is from Salvelinus sp. IW2-2015 linkage group LG9, ASM291031v2, whole genome shotgun sequence and encodes:
- the LOC111968459 gene encoding transmembrane protein 121-like; the protein is MVLPQPDKRHVCLTTMVIMTSMAFMDAYLVEQNQGPRKIGVCIIVLVGDICFLIVLRYVAVWVGAEVKTAKRGYAMILWFLYIFVLEIKLYFVFQNYKADRKSLETVARKALTLLLSVCVPGLYLVLVALDSMEYVRTFRKKEDMRGKLFWVALDLLDVLDIQANLWEPQRTGLPIWAEGLMFFYCYILLLTLPCVSLSEISVQGEHVSPQKMMLYPVLSLVTINIVTILIRGVNMVLFQDSRVSTIFIGKNVVAIATKACTFLEYKRQVKEFPPQDPSMAGIALELHQGNSVGHSHGHNQTLPNATTSLSDEPSPTEVIDT